A single region of the Phalacrocorax carbo chromosome 4, bPhaCar2.1, whole genome shotgun sequence genome encodes:
- the FGFBP2 gene encoding fibroblast growth factor-binding protein 2 isoform X3, translating to MGGLGQKLKPKKRSNGEEINFRTKTKDVCTMSMSGDEEMKLRIECKSQGMSYWCEFTGKPSVCRPFRNNPKIYWNQIAMELRKLPHACESTQVLKATMCQKAPTEALMKQVAAGMEPEDLANQDKSVQKTSMRGAGKSPVKKIQKPPILPLVKPTQRGQGSENETEAMKLAREHCWESLHDFCSYIIGIFGG from the coding sequence ATGGGAGGATTGGGGCAGAAGCTGAAgccaaagaaaagaagcaatggTGAAGAAATCAATTTTCGGACTAAAACCAAAGATGTTTGCACAATGAGCATGAGTGGGGATGAGGAGATGAAACTCAGAATTGAATGCAAAAGCCAAGGCATGTCCTACTGGTGTGAATTCACTGGCAAGCCATCAGTCTGTCGTCCTTTCAGAAACAATCCAAAGATCTACTGGAATCAGATTGCCATGGAACTTAGAAAGCTCCCGCACGCTTGTGAATCCACACAAGTGTTGAAGGCCACCATGTGCCAAAAGGCTCCCACAGAGGCTCTCATGAAGCAAGTAGCTGCTGGTATGGAGCCAGAAGATCTAGCAAACCAGGACAAATCAGTCCAGAAAACTTCTAtgaggggagcagggaaaagccctgttaagaaaatacagaaacctCCAATACTACCTCTTGTAAAACCAACCCAACGTGGTCAAGGGTCTGAAAATGAAACGGAAGCGATGAAACTGGCACGGGAACACTGCTGGGAATCCCTGCATGATTTCTGCTCCTACATTATTGGCATCTTTGGAGGTTAA
- the FGFBP2 gene encoding fibroblast growth factor-binding protein 2 isoform X1 encodes MGTCLLKCDLLFLLKKPNLHPTFRWKEASLCTKPLNCKQPLTAFAFLDSVAQGSPSTPLTMKSFALLFLVVICGMGGLGQKLKPKKRSNGEEINFRTKTKDVCTMSMSGDEEMKLRIECKSQGMSYWCEFTGKPSVCRPFRNNPKIYWNQIAMELRKLPHACESTQVLKATMCQKAPTEALMKQVAAGMEPEDLANQDKSVQKTSMRGAGKSPVKKIQKPPILPLVKPTQRGQGSENETEAMKLAREHCWESLHDFCSYIIGIFGG; translated from the coding sequence ATGGGCACATGCCTACTGAAgtgtgatttattatttttattaaaaaaacccaacttgcATCCCACGTTTCGCTGGAAAGAGGCTTCTTTGTGCACCAAGCCTTTAAATTGCAAGCAGCCACttactgcttttgcttttttggatAGCGTTGCTCAAGGATCTCCATCAACTCCTCTCACCATGAAgagttttgctcttcttttcctaGTAGTGATCTGTGGCATGGGAGGATTGGGGCAGAAGCTGAAgccaaagaaaagaagcaatggTGAAGAAATCAATTTTCGGACTAAAACCAAAGATGTTTGCACAATGAGCATGAGTGGGGATGAGGAGATGAAACTCAGAATTGAATGCAAAAGCCAAGGCATGTCCTACTGGTGTGAATTCACTGGCAAGCCATCAGTCTGTCGTCCTTTCAGAAACAATCCAAAGATCTACTGGAATCAGATTGCCATGGAACTTAGAAAGCTCCCGCACGCTTGTGAATCCACACAAGTGTTGAAGGCCACCATGTGCCAAAAGGCTCCCACAGAGGCTCTCATGAAGCAAGTAGCTGCTGGTATGGAGCCAGAAGATCTAGCAAACCAGGACAAATCAGTCCAGAAAACTTCTAtgaggggagcagggaaaagccctgttaagaaaatacagaaacctCCAATACTACCTCTTGTAAAACCAACCCAACGTGGTCAAGGGTCTGAAAATGAAACGGAAGCGATGAAACTGGCACGGGAACACTGCTGGGAATCCCTGCATGATTTCTGCTCCTACATTATTGGCATCTTTGGAGGTTAA
- the FGFBP2 gene encoding fibroblast growth factor-binding protein 2 isoform X2 — protein MKSFALLFLVVICGMGGLGQKLKPKKRSNGEEINFRTKTKDVCTMSMSGDEEMKLRIECKSQGMSYWCEFTGKPSVCRPFRNNPKIYWNQIAMELRKLPHACESTQVLKATMCQKAPTEALMKQVAAGMEPEDLANQDKSVQKTSMRGAGKSPVKKIQKPPILPLVKPTQRGQGSENETEAMKLAREHCWESLHDFCSYIIGIFGG, from the coding sequence ATGAAgagttttgctcttcttttcctaGTAGTGATCTGTGGCATGGGAGGATTGGGGCAGAAGCTGAAgccaaagaaaagaagcaatggTGAAGAAATCAATTTTCGGACTAAAACCAAAGATGTTTGCACAATGAGCATGAGTGGGGATGAGGAGATGAAACTCAGAATTGAATGCAAAAGCCAAGGCATGTCCTACTGGTGTGAATTCACTGGCAAGCCATCAGTCTGTCGTCCTTTCAGAAACAATCCAAAGATCTACTGGAATCAGATTGCCATGGAACTTAGAAAGCTCCCGCACGCTTGTGAATCCACACAAGTGTTGAAGGCCACCATGTGCCAAAAGGCTCCCACAGAGGCTCTCATGAAGCAAGTAGCTGCTGGTATGGAGCCAGAAGATCTAGCAAACCAGGACAAATCAGTCCAGAAAACTTCTAtgaggggagcagggaaaagccctgttaagaaaatacagaaacctCCAATACTACCTCTTGTAAAACCAACCCAACGTGGTCAAGGGTCTGAAAATGAAACGGAAGCGATGAAACTGGCACGGGAACACTGCTGGGAATCCCTGCATGATTTCTGCTCCTACATTATTGGCATCTTTGGAGGTTAA